The DNA window ATGAGCACGTGAAGGTTTTGCAGAGCCTTGTGGATGTTGTTGTTCATTCCTTTCTCACTGTGTTACATAAATATTGTAAGTGAAACATAAAAGTCTTCGCTTTAATGTCAGCTGCGATTATTGTGGCCGCTGTCGTCGGCGGTGGAATACTGCTAATTGTTCGTAGAATGTTCCCCCGGAAGAAAGCGGTCGAGTTGCTCCGGTACCCGGCCGATATGATGCGGGGAAAGACGGTCATTGTGACCGGGGCGAACAGCGGCATAGGGAAGGCCGCGGCCGGGGAGCTGCTCAAACTCCAGGCCCGGGTGATCATGGCCTGTCGGGATCAGCAGATGGCTGAGGAAGCAGCGCAGGACATCAAGAAGCAAGCGGGGCCAGAGCACGGAGAGGTGGTGATCAAACACCTGGACCTCGCCTCGCTTCAGTCTGTGCGGAGCTTTTGCGAGGAGATCCTGAAGGTAAATGTGCATTTTGCTGAACTTTATTGAGGTCAGTCTAGGCTAAATAACTATTGTACATAAGGCAAAAATGTCCAAATGTTATCTGGTCCGCGAAGACAAAAGACTGATGCAGTGGAATATTCTGTTGTTTGAGCTGTTGGAGGGTCTCGTCTCGTTCATTCCATACCATCATACTGGggctgttgtttttttaaacgaAGGTTACCTTTCAAAGCGCCATAGTGAGCTGTCCAACGTTCTGAAACAATCACATGTACACATTCATTTTacgtttttttttacaaaagctATCAACATCAATTCAATTGTAAAGGGATTACATTTATAGATAAGGTCTTCCTTATTACAATTCCTTCACTTGAAATCACTTGCGTTGATTGTAGTTTCTTACTCATGAATTATTGAGATAAAGAGACCAATATGACACAGTTATCCAGCCACCACTAAGCAAAACCTCTCTACTAATGGTACAGTATGTCTGCCTCATACATGCCTGTCTTCTTCTGACTGCCCCTGTTAGGAAGAACAACAAGTCGACGTGCTCATCAACAATGCAGGCATTTACCAGTGTCCCTACACGAAGACAGAGGAGGGGTTTGAGATGCAGCTGGGGGTCAACCACCTGGGTCACTTCCTCCTCACCCACCtcctcctggacctcctcaagCGCTCCTCCCCCAGCCGCGTGGTGGTGGTCTCCTCCAAGCTCTACAAGTATGGCAGCATCAACTTCGACGATCTCAACAGGTGCGGTTGGTTCATGTTATGTTTTGTGTATTGTGTTTTTCCATTCATTAGTGCAGACTGTAGCAAAATGGTTTGCACAAAAAACCCTATTGTTTATTATTGGACAATAGTTCAAGTTAGTCTTTCCCTGTTTCGGtcagttttctttattttggtgcctaatgaacacaacccttgTGTAATGTCTGTTGTGTTTCTATGGATGATTCTCCACTTGAGGGATAATGTTTTCTACTTCTATCACCACTACAGTGAGAGAAGCTACAACAAAGCCTTCTGCTACAGCCAGAGCAAGCTGGCTAATCTGCTCTTCACCCACCAGCTGGCCCGGCGCCTGGAGGAGGAGGGCGTCACGGGGGTAACGGTCAATGCCCTCACCCCAGGCATCGTGAGGACCAGGCTGGGCAGGCACATCCACATCCCCTTCCTGGCCAAACCTCTCTTTTACCTGGCCTCGTTGTTCTTCTTTAAGAGCCCACTGGAGGGAGCTCAGACGCCACTCTACCTGGCGTGTTCACCCGACGTGGAGGGCGTGGCGGGGAAGTGCTTCGCTAACTGCGAGGAGGAGGAGCTGATGCCCAAGGCAACAGACGATCAGGCGGCCAAGAGACTGTGGGACCTGAGTGAGACCATGGTGGGGATAAAAACTCAATAAGGGACCTGGGAGACCTGGGTTCCAGACTCTCTTATAGAGACCATATGAGAGACTTGCCCTGGGAATCAAGTGAATTGGGAGATGAGTGATTGAGACTTCTTGGGGTTTCATTGGAACTGGGGTCAgtgggtaaagtttccactgtttTTAATGAACCTCGgtatgtgggtgcgtgtgtgtgtgtgggtgcgtgcatgCGTGGGTCCTTGTGTGCACATATAATTGTGTGATGTGCAAATGAGGTGTGGATGGAGTGTGAGTGTGATTGGAGGTGTGCAATGTGCCTGTGAAACTGAGAACTGCAGTCTTCCATGAATGTGTAACTAAGTATATCCGTTCCCATAGGAACCAGCTATTCTATCTTCTGTACTGTCTTCACCAGTGTTCACTGAATCACAAGTTCACACAGTCAAAGTGGAGGGGAGCTAATTCCCAGTAGCGATTATCAAAGGGGAGCTGAACTGTCATATTTGCTTTTACCGAGTGCGAACATGATTGGTTATAGTGCTATAGAAATATCTCCGGGGTTGTTTGAAAAGCCAACAGGTATGTAGTTCAGCAGCTGTAAGTAAATGCGAAGGCGGCTAAGCTCATGCATCCTGCAGCATGCACTTGGCAGTAGAAAAAGGAATAGGAGACTGGTTGTGTTGCGTTACCTAATCCTGTTTTCCTCTCATGAGCTGTTTGAAGTGTAAATTCGTCATCTTCTGCTGTGACAGGATGGACGGGAACAATAAAGTTGACAATGAGATTCAGATTCAGTCAGATGATGTTGATGCTGTGGTGACTCCTTCCTCTGGTTAGATGTTATCTCTCAAGTAATTCCCTTTTCGCtccagagtgagtgagaggggggaATGTGTTTTGAATGTCAATGCGGAGGTATGGCTAATGCTATGAATTATATAGTCGAACAAAATAGTCGACAATCCAAAGATAATTTCTAGACACGTGTTtatgtgcgcgcacacacagtTTGATTTGAATGCTTTTAAAACCATTACAGTGACATTGTATCTGTGATCTTTTACACTAAATGACATTATATTTATTtcccacacacactaaaacagtTGAGGCAGCCTTGGCGCATCAAAATGCGTAGTTTGTGCTTTATTAGGTTAAAGGAAACACAACAGAAATATAGAAACATGCATAATGATGTGATAGTAACAAGCATGCAGTTGCTTGATGAGGGGTGTGAGAATGAGAATCTGAGGTAGAGTGGGACAGGAAAACTTATCCAAAGGTTATAGAGAAAAAAATAGTATCAACGGGTAGGACAAATGTTTACATCTCAAAAGAAGTCCATTGTTAACAAAATAATACCTACATTGAACGGTCTCTTTAAATGCTCTGGATATTTTAAAatcatgtcaaagcaaaaactgaaTGAGTGGACAGAGCTGCACTGAAATGGATTCAGCCTAGGGGCatctatatatttttgtaaaaacaCCTATTACTGCAACTTTAACCCATTCCCCAGGACCTTTACTGTATAGTGCTGCAACTTTAACCCATTTCCCAGGAGCCTTACAGTATAGTGCTGCAACTTTAACCCATTTCCCAGGACCTTTACTGTATAGTGCTGCAACTTTAACCCATTCCCCAGGAACATTACTGTATAGTGCTGCAACTTTAACCCATTCCCCAGGCCCTTTACTGTATAGTGCTGCAACTTTAACCCATTCCCCAGGACCTTTACTGTATAGTGCTGCAACTTTAACCCATTCCCCAGGACCTTTACTGTATAGTGCTGCAACTTTAACCCATTCCCCAGGACCTCTACTGTATAGTGCTGCAACTTTAACCCATTCCCCAGGACCTTTACTGTATAGTGCTGCAACTTTAACCCATTCCCCAGGAGCCTTACAGTATAGTGCTGCAACTTTAACCCATTTCCCAGGACCTTTACTGTATAGTGCTGCAACTTTAACCCATTCCCCAGGACCTTTACTGTATAGTGCTGCAACTTTAACCCATTCCCCAGGACCTTTACTGTATAGTGCTGCAACTTTAACCCATTTCCCAGGAGCCTTACAGTATAGTGCTGCAACTTTAACCCATTCCCCAGGACCTTTACTGTATAGTGCTGCAACTTTAACCCATTCCCCAGGCCCTTTACTGTATAGTGCTGCAACTTTAACCCATTCCCCAGGCCCTTTACTGTATAGTTCTACAACTTTAACCCATTCCCCAGGACCTTTACTGTATAGTTCTGCAACTTTAACCCATTCCCCAGGCCCTTTACTGTATAGTTCTACAACTTTAACCCATTCCCCAGGACCTTTACTGTATAGTTCTACAACTTTAACCCATTCCCCAGGCCCTTTACTGTATAGTTCTACAACTTTAACCCATTCCCTAGGACCTTTACTGTATAGTGCTGCAACTTTAACCCATTCCCCAGGACCTTTACTGTATAGTTCTACAACTTTAACCCATTCCCCAGGACCTTTACTGTGTAGTACTGCAAACGTTTACCAGGATACCCCATCGGTCATACATATTTTACTCTGCATAAATGCAGCACAGTTTTCAGCCTGTGATTGACAATAAACAAATCTATAATTGTAGTTTAGACAGTCCTCTGAATCATCAACATTCTAAGGACTCTATTCAATCCACATTGCGGAAGTTCAGCTTTAaagcgtgattgaaatttaaaggaaATGTTCTCTCTTTAAGGGAGGCTGAATTCACGCTAGACGCTGCATTTGTCGGGTCAATCGGAATTCACCTTTACATTTCTATGGCGGAATCTTTaaagattgaatagagccccaagTATCTCTTTTTGATTGGCAGATGCTCTTAACCAGACATATTTACAATGTGTTGCTGCCCACACCTGATTGAATTGTAGTAATTTCTATTACATTTTTGATGTTGTAAttaaatatattaatatatttcaACAGTTACTTTAAGTGTTTCCTTTGTCTA is part of the Oncorhynchus tshawytscha isolate Ot180627B linkage group LG18, Otsh_v2.0, whole genome shotgun sequence genome and encodes:
- the rdh14b gene encoding retinol dehydrogenase 14, whose product is MSAAIIVAAVVGGGILLIVRRMFPRKKAVELLRYPADMMRGKTVIVTGANSGIGKAAAGELLKLQARVIMACRDQQMAEEAAQDIKKQAGPEHGEVVIKHLDLASLQSVRSFCEEILKEEQQVDVLINNAGIYQCPYTKTEEGFEMQLGVNHLGHFLLTHLLLDLLKRSSPSRVVVVSSKLYKYGSINFDDLNSERSYNKAFCYSQSKLANLLFTHQLARRLEEEGVTGVTVNALTPGIVRTRLGRHIHIPFLAKPLFYLASLFFFKSPLEGAQTPLYLACSPDVEGVAGKCFANCEEEELMPKATDDQAAKRLWDLSETMVGIKTQ